The Edaphobacter sp. 12200R-103 genome contains a region encoding:
- a CDS encoding carboxypeptidase regulatory-like domain-containing protein: MHQHLRRIPATCFILLLGCLPMYAAITGSISGNLLDPSGAAIPGAQVTVRNEATGVTQVVTTNGSGLYTFPALNVGVYTLTAAPAGFRTYETHGIKVDANSAIRIDITVQVGATNQVQEVTADALQVETQTTQLGQVIESTKMTSVPLNGRSFTDLLSLQPGVSPYKGTSEGGRTVSGDLDPGNVSINGGREASNGYMINGADANEGVYNGAAIIPNLDSIAEFRILTNNFDAEYGNFSGGEINVVTKSGTNKFHGNAFDFLRNTDLDARNYYAQQRGVFIQNIFGGTVGGPIRKDKAFFFADYQGTKQIKGATQNFAVPSAANRDGFFDTSKDSPLTQGSVVGTSWAQVLSNRLGYPVAPGEPYYMPGCTSATCVFPNAYIPKSAWSPTASHLMQYIPQANAPSDFFATAAASANLTDNKGGIRGDISSRLGNFFGYYFIDQFSLNDPYGSGVNIPGFTSSNQGRAQMINLGLTSTVHGTSVNDLRFTYMRIINHLGTPVGGTGVSLDSLGFTTPWGPSGGISNINPALTGVPSIGLNNFSFGTPVDTLNQYNNMFQVLETYAQTLGRHSLKYGINYHYDQINERNFYAANGQFSFNGQETGSDFADLLIGAPNNFIQASPQILDSRSHYFGAFGQDSWRALDNLTLNYGLRYEISTPWYDTQNKLETLIPGVQSVVFPGAPLGYLVPGDPGVPRTLAPIRYNNFAPRFGFNYSPSSSDGLLGKLTGGPGNFTIRGGYGFFYTNIQDATGFVEVGDAPFGLFYVSPVQPMLDKPYIDRATGNNEGQRFPFVFPPTNVSKDNPDTTFNWDGVKPISGSALFDVHNVLPYVQSYYLGIQRSIGSGTVVSVNYVGNVGRKLITQEESNPADPALCLALSDPAALAPDQSTCGPGLESQQYIRANGSVVNGTRVLGLDFGSNSYMRTSATSSYNSLQASLQHSSKRYEFLLGYTYARSFDNASAQSDKTNVINPTLSWGLSNFDVTHNFVGSYTVQLPFDLLTPSHAGFLNYVAKGWAVSGVTTLATGLPVTISENDDQSLTGIDADLPDYTPGKLIINKNPRKTDASGQPLPYFDNTLFTQEPLGQFGNSRRRFFHGPGVNNTDLALQRKFDFTESTYLQFRAEAFNVFNHTQFNGPAGNWNASGVGGFGYVTSARDPRIMQVALKLYF, translated from the coding sequence ATGCATCAGCATCTTCGTAGAATCCCGGCGACGTGTTTCATCCTTTTGTTGGGCTGCTTGCCGATGTATGCGGCAATTACGGGATCCATCTCGGGAAACCTGCTCGATCCAAGCGGAGCGGCGATTCCCGGGGCTCAAGTAACGGTTCGAAACGAGGCCACTGGAGTTACACAGGTTGTTACAACGAATGGCTCAGGACTTTATACCTTTCCCGCATTAAATGTTGGAGTTTACACACTGACCGCAGCACCTGCAGGTTTTCGCACGTATGAAACCCATGGCATTAAGGTCGATGCCAACTCTGCCATTCGCATCGATATCACGGTGCAGGTAGGAGCAACCAACCAGGTGCAGGAGGTAACGGCGGACGCGCTGCAGGTGGAGACCCAGACTACACAGCTTGGCCAGGTGATTGAGAGCACGAAGATGACCTCGGTGCCGCTGAACGGCCGTTCCTTCACGGACCTGCTCTCGCTGCAGCCCGGCGTCTCTCCCTACAAGGGGACCTCCGAAGGTGGCCGCACCGTCTCCGGTGATCTCGATCCTGGCAACGTCTCGATCAATGGCGGACGTGAAGCCTCTAACGGTTACATGATCAACGGCGCTGACGCCAATGAAGGTGTCTATAACGGCGCTGCCATCATTCCGAATCTGGACTCGATTGCGGAGTTTCGTATCCTGACCAACAACTTCGACGCCGAGTATGGCAACTTCAGCGGCGGCGAGATTAACGTTGTCACAAAGTCAGGTACCAATAAATTTCACGGCAACGCCTTCGACTTCCTGCGAAATACTGACCTCGATGCCCGCAACTACTACGCCCAGCAACGCGGTGTCTTCATCCAGAACATCTTCGGCGGGACGGTCGGTGGTCCCATCCGCAAAGATAAGGCTTTCTTCTTCGCTGACTATCAAGGCACCAAGCAGATCAAAGGCGCTACGCAGAACTTCGCGGTTCCCTCCGCTGCAAATCGCGATGGATTCTTCGATACCAGTAAGGATTCCCCTCTGACTCAAGGGTCGGTCGTGGGAACCTCCTGGGCTCAGGTGCTGTCCAATCGGCTCGGATATCCGGTCGCTCCAGGAGAACCCTATTACATGCCTGGCTGCACCTCAGCCACCTGCGTTTTTCCCAACGCCTATATCCCCAAGTCGGCCTGGTCACCAACGGCTTCACACTTGATGCAATATATTCCGCAGGCCAATGCCCCAAGTGATTTCTTTGCCACAGCTGCGGCCTCGGCAAACCTTACCGATAACAAGGGAGGCATCCGCGGCGACATCAGTAGTCGTCTCGGCAATTTTTTTGGCTACTACTTCATCGACCAGTTTTCTTTAAACGACCCCTACGGAAGCGGTGTCAACATTCCCGGCTTCACCTCGTCGAATCAGGGGCGAGCTCAGATGATCAATCTTGGTCTCACCTCGACTGTGCACGGAACCTCGGTCAATGATCTTCGCTTCACGTATATGCGCATCATCAATCATCTTGGTACGCCGGTGGGAGGAACCGGGGTCTCGCTCGACTCTCTCGGTTTCACCACACCCTGGGGACCCAGCGGCGGAATCTCAAATATTAATCCGGCACTTACCGGGGTTCCCTCTATTGGGCTAAACAATTTCAGTTTTGGAACGCCGGTCGATACCCTCAATCAGTACAACAATATGTTTCAAGTGCTGGAGACTTATGCCCAGACCCTCGGTCGTCACAGTCTCAAGTACGGCATCAATTATCACTACGATCAGATTAATGAGCGCAACTTCTATGCCGCTAATGGCCAGTTCAGCTTCAACGGACAAGAGACAGGTAGCGACTTTGCGGATCTACTGATTGGCGCTCCTAATAACTTCATCCAGGCTAGTCCCCAGATTCTCGATTCGCGCAGCCATTACTTCGGCGCGTTCGGTCAGGATTCCTGGCGTGCTCTGGACAACCTCACGCTGAACTATGGTCTTCGATACGAGATCTCGACGCCCTGGTACGACACGCAGAATAAGCTGGAGACCCTGATCCCCGGTGTACAGTCCGTCGTCTTCCCCGGGGCTCCCCTCGGGTATCTCGTGCCTGGAGACCCCGGCGTACCGCGTACGCTTGCTCCGATCCGTTACAACAACTTCGCTCCGCGCTTTGGTTTCAACTACTCGCCGTCCAGTTCCGACGGCCTCCTCGGCAAGCTCACCGGAGGCCCCGGAAACTTCACCATTCGTGGCGGATACGGCTTCTTTTATACCAACATCCAGGATGCAACCGGCTTTGTCGAGGTAGGAGACGCACCTTTCGGCCTGTTTTACGTCAGTCCGGTTCAGCCTATGCTCGACAAGCCTTATATCGATCGAGCCACTGGCAATAACGAAGGACAACGCTTTCCCTTTGTCTTTCCTCCCACGAACGTGTCGAAGGACAACCCAGACACAACGTTCAATTGGGACGGGGTCAAACCGATCTCTGGTTCTGCGCTGTTTGACGTGCACAATGTTCTGCCTTACGTGCAGAGCTACTATCTCGGCATACAGCGCAGTATCGGCAGCGGTACCGTCGTAAGCGTCAACTATGTAGGCAACGTTGGCCGCAAGCTGATCACCCAGGAGGAATCAAATCCCGCCGACCCGGCGCTCTGCCTTGCCCTGTCGGATCCTGCAGCGCTCGCACCTGATCAGAGCACATGCGGTCCCGGCCTCGAGAGCCAGCAATACATCCGTGCCAACGGTTCCGTCGTCAATGGCACCCGCGTGCTGGGTTTGGACTTTGGCTCTAACTCCTACATGCGTACAAGCGCGACGTCCAGCTATAACTCTCTGCAGGCATCTCTCCAGCACTCCAGCAAACGTTATGAGTTTTTGCTGGGATACACCTACGCCCGCTCGTTCGATAACGCATCGGCACAGTCGGACAAGACCAACGTCATCAATCCAACCCTTAGCTGGGGGCTCTCCAATTTCGATGTCACTCATAACTTCGTCGGCAGTTATACCGTGCAACTACCATTCGACCTGCTGACACCTAGTCACGCCGGATTCCTGAACTACGTAGCGAAAGGTTGGGCAGTCTCCGGTGTCACAACGCTGGCAACCGGTTTGCCCGTGACTATCTCCGAGAACGACGACCAGTCGCTGACCGGAATCGATGCAGACCTGCCCGACTACACGCCCGGCAAGCTGATCATTAATAAAAACCCCCGTAAGACGGATGCCTCAGGACAACCACTCCCTTACTTTGACAACACCCTCTTTACTCAGGAGCCACTGGGTCAATTCGGAAACTCGCGTCGCCGCTTTTTCCACGGCCCCGGAGTGAACAACACCGATCTTGCACTTCAACGTAAATTCGACTTCACCGAATCTACTTACCTTCAGTTCCGGGCCGAAGCCTTCAACGTCTTCAATCACACTCAGTTCAATGGTCCTGCCGGTAATTGGAATGCCTCCGGCGTAGGTGGCTTTGGTTATGTCACTTCAGCCCGCGATCCGCGAATCATGCAGGTTGCGCTCAAACTGTACTTCTAA
- the murA gene encoding UDP-N-acetylglucosamine 1-carboxyvinyltransferase, with the protein MDKFVVRGGNPLLGTIKVSGAKNSALPCMAAAILTEDEVILENIPQVRDIETERKLLSSMGAEVELGYGRAQHRTRIKCGILSDPIAKYEIVKTMRASSLVLGPLIARTGMARVAMPGGCAIGGRPIDLHIKGLEAMGAEITYDHGYLEARSPNNGLGRLKGAHIVFDKITVTGTEDLLMAAVLADGETIFENCAREPEVTDLAALLTAMGAKIEGAGSSTIKVQGVTSLHGARHRINPDRIEAGTFLIAGAITGGDLNVDSCEPAHLGALVAKLEECGVRLDVGKDCIRVRSGDTPLKAADISTEEYPGFPTDMQAQYMALATQTEGTSVVIENIFENRFMHVGELNRMGANITVQGRTATVRGRSPLQSAAVMCSDLRASASLVLAALVADGETILDRVYHIDRGYERIEEKLRGVGAQIRRMGDVFGKK; encoded by the coding sequence ATGGACAAGTTTGTTGTACGCGGCGGGAACCCGCTCCTTGGGACGATCAAGGTCTCCGGAGCAAAGAACTCCGCCCTCCCCTGCATGGCCGCCGCCATCCTTACCGAGGATGAGGTCATCCTCGAAAACATCCCGCAGGTCCGCGACATTGAGACCGAGCGCAAGCTACTTTCCTCCATGGGAGCCGAAGTCGAGCTTGGTTATGGACGCGCCCAGCATCGCACCCGCATCAAGTGCGGTATCCTCTCCGATCCCATTGCCAAGTACGAGATTGTCAAGACGATGCGCGCCAGTTCGCTCGTGCTGGGGCCACTGATTGCACGCACCGGCATGGCCCGGGTCGCCATGCCTGGCGGCTGCGCCATCGGTGGACGTCCGATCGACCTGCACATCAAGGGCCTTGAAGCCATGGGGGCGGAGATCACCTACGACCACGGCTATCTCGAAGCCCGCAGCCCCAATAATGGACTGGGCCGCCTGAAAGGTGCACACATCGTCTTCGACAAGATCACGGTGACGGGTACGGAAGACCTCCTGATGGCCGCCGTGCTTGCGGATGGAGAGACCATCTTTGAGAACTGTGCCCGTGAGCCCGAGGTCACGGACCTCGCGGCTCTGCTCACCGCCATGGGAGCGAAGATCGAAGGGGCAGGAAGCTCCACGATCAAGGTGCAGGGAGTTACCAGTCTGCACGGTGCGCGTCATCGCATCAATCCCGACCGCATTGAGGCCGGAACCTTCCTTATCGCCGGAGCCATCACCGGCGGCGACCTCAACGTCGACTCCTGCGAGCCGGCACATCTGGGAGCCCTCGTTGCCAAGCTCGAAGAGTGCGGGGTTCGCCTGGATGTCGGCAAAGATTGCATCCGTGTCCGCTCTGGCGACACTCCCTTGAAGGCCGCCGATATCTCCACCGAAGAGTATCCCGGCTTCCCTACGGACATGCAGGCGCAGTACATGGCTCTGGCCACCCAGACTGAAGGCACCTCGGTCGTCATCGAAAACATCTTCGAGAACCGCTTTATGCACGTCGGCGAGCTCAACCGCATGGGAGCCAACATCACCGTGCAGGGACGCACCGCAACCGTCCGGGGCAGATCCCCCCTGCAGTCCGCCGCCGTCATGTGTTCCGATCTGCGTGCCTCGGCCTCGCTGGTCCTGGCGGCCCTGGTTGCCGATGGAGAAACCATCCTCGATCGCGTTTATCACATCGATCGTGGCTACGAGCGTATCGAAGAAAAGCTGCGAGGAGTGGGCGCCCAGATTCGCCGTATGGGTGACGTCTTCGGGAAGAAGTAA
- a CDS encoding sugar MFS transporter, which yields MIFLVWRRLWPLFVCTAALGLVTVMLGPLLPALITRWHIRDAQAGTLFTASFIGQLIGAWFATRNLRLSLLAGAGLAVLGVATLAWAGFPLAHLAFFITGLGVSAGITAGNVISGYSSPHRARALALFNVSWSIGAIACPLLVRFAGPANTRLFFLVAAAIVAVGGALAATLLRPPTMDAPTTPPVAGSVSAPSLAALLLFAGCMLLYIGNENALGGWLPSFAVRSNPQAHASTIAMLYWLSELISRLVMAAVAWRVSEAALYRASLTLLLAIVVFFVLIPHPSLPTLMGAVILSGVAIGPVYPLLVAFLLARFSTYPGLGRLFASASLGGATLPWLTGVVSTHFGGLRIGLLVPAAGILLMLALSHAVVPARLQAISQT from the coding sequence ATGATTTTTTTAGTCTGGCGTCGGCTATGGCCGCTCTTTGTCTGCACAGCGGCATTGGGGCTCGTCACGGTCATGCTCGGCCCCCTGCTTCCAGCGCTCATTACCCGCTGGCACATCCGGGATGCGCAGGCAGGCACGCTCTTCACCGCTTCCTTCATCGGTCAGCTTATTGGCGCATGGTTTGCTACGCGCAACCTGCGCCTGAGCCTTCTCGCCGGGGCCGGCCTCGCCGTTCTCGGCGTCGCGACTCTGGCGTGGGCCGGATTTCCGCTGGCGCATCTCGCGTTCTTCATCACCGGCCTTGGAGTCTCTGCAGGCATCACCGCGGGCAATGTTATCTCCGGGTACTCGTCCCCCCACCGGGCGCGTGCCCTGGCGCTCTTCAACGTCAGCTGGAGCATTGGGGCTATTGCGTGCCCGCTGCTCGTGCGCTTTGCCGGTCCTGCGAATACGCGCCTGTTTTTTCTCGTCGCCGCAGCTATCGTTGCCGTAGGAGGCGCGCTCGCCGCAACTCTTCTGCGTCCACCGACTATGGATGCGCCAACCACGCCGCCCGTCGCCGGCAGCGTGTCTGCGCCGTCACTGGCCGCCCTTCTTCTCTTTGCAGGTTGTATGCTGCTCTACATCGGCAACGAAAATGCGCTCGGTGGCTGGCTTCCCAGTTTCGCCGTTCGCAGCAATCCCCAGGCCCACGCATCCACGATTGCCATGCTGTACTGGTTGTCGGAGCTTATAAGCCGGCTCGTTATGGCGGCCGTTGCATGGAGAGTCTCTGAGGCTGCGCTGTACCGGGCTTCGCTCACTCTACTGCTTGCCATCGTTGTTTTCTTTGTCCTGATCCCGCATCCCTCGCTCCCCACCCTTATGGGGGCAGTTATCCTCAGTGGCGTCGCGATTGGACCCGTCTATCCTCTCCTTGTTGCATTCCTGCTTGCGCGATTCTCGACGTACCCGGGGCTCGGCCGGCTGTTCGCGTCGGCCTCGCTAGGGGGAGCCACCCTGCCCTGGCTTACGGGCGTCGTATCCACCCATTTTGGCGGACTTCGCATCGGCCTTCTTGTGCCTGCCGCCGGAATTCTCCTGATGCTGGCGCTGTCACACGCAGTCGTTCCGGCGAGATTGCAAGCAATATCGCAGACATAG
- a CDS encoding LacI family DNA-binding transcriptional regulator, which translates to MVARRKQLPDATKPVTLKVLADYLDLSPATVSIVLNDSPVAKSISPETRQRVLDAAKKFHYRPNVHARMLRTRLTNTVGVVVPELSEGYFTRLMLGVEQYLLQAGYLYFTVSHLCHPDLIEEYPDLLLSRSVDGLLLVNTELRKQVPLPAVGISSHLNVAGVTNVVLDHDHATRLALQHLYDLGHRRIAFMKGQNFSLDSESRWQSINTIAQQLGITIEPELCIYLEKNTWSPDLGYPPVHELLNRTRDFTAIFCFNDTAAIGAIRAIEDAGLSCPGDISVIGFDDILVAAYTSPRLTTVRQPLHTMGRTAAEILIKRIQDPKQTFSETVWFTPELVVRESTGPAFLRTDHPRPRKR; encoded by the coding sequence ATGGTTGCCAGAAGGAAACAACTCCCCGACGCGACGAAACCTGTAACCCTCAAGGTTCTTGCCGATTATCTGGACCTTTCGCCGGCCACGGTGTCGATCGTCCTCAACGACTCTCCCGTAGCGAAATCCATCTCGCCGGAGACGCGACAGCGCGTGCTCGATGCCGCCAAAAAGTTTCACTACAGGCCCAACGTGCATGCGCGCATGCTCCGAACCCGGCTTACGAACACGGTGGGCGTCGTGGTTCCCGAACTCAGCGAGGGCTACTTCACCCGCCTCATGCTCGGTGTCGAGCAATATCTCCTCCAGGCCGGTTATCTCTACTTCACCGTCAGCCATCTCTGCCATCCTGACCTCATCGAGGAGTATCCCGACCTGCTTCTCAGCCGCTCCGTGGACGGCCTCCTGCTGGTCAATACGGAGCTGCGCAAGCAGGTTCCTTTGCCTGCCGTCGGCATCTCTTCTCATCTCAACGTTGCCGGTGTTACCAATGTCGTTCTCGATCACGATCATGCCACCCGGCTCGCTCTCCAACATCTTTACGACCTCGGTCACCGTCGCATCGCCTTCATGAAAGGGCAGAACTTTTCGCTCGACTCCGAATCCCGCTGGCAGTCCATCAACACCATCGCACAGCAGCTTGGAATCACCATCGAGCCAGAGCTTTGCATCTATCTTGAGAAAAATACCTGGTCCCCTGATCTCGGCTATCCTCCCGTTCACGAACTCCTTAACCGCACCCGCGACTTTACAGCGATCTTCTGCTTCAACGATACCGCTGCGATCGGAGCCATTCGGGCTATCGAAGATGCCGGGCTATCCTGCCCGGGTGACATCTCCGTCATCGGCTTCGACGACATCCTCGTCGCTGCCTACACCAGCCCCCGCCTTACAACCGTCCGGCAGCCTCTGCATACCATGGGCAGGACCGCCGCCGAGATTCTGATTAAACGCATTCAAGACCCAAAGCAAACTTTCTCCGAGACGGTCTGGTTTACTCCGGAACTCGTCGTGCGCGAGTCCACCGGGCCAGCATTCCTCCGCACCGACCATCCACGGCCACGCAAGAGATAA
- a CDS encoding N-acetyltransferase, which translates to MEYQQSVNTQDRRMRGGMVTTSSPITRKRFRYRNYRPEDLDAMVALDASCFDAPFRFSRDAMRRFAEADNAWVIVAEDSQGLAGFCIVHREHSVGPPIGYVVTIDVAERWRRQGIGERMLSNAETWVRSWKCVGIMLHVFVRNEQALRFYERLRYRRLGLQKAFYGPGMDAAMYWKDLTPSQR; encoded by the coding sequence ATGGAATATCAGCAAAGCGTCAATACGCAGGACAGGCGCATGCGAGGCGGGATGGTGACAACAAGCAGCCCGATAACGCGAAAGCGGTTTCGTTACAGGAACTATCGCCCTGAGGACCTCGACGCGATGGTCGCGCTGGATGCATCGTGCTTCGACGCCCCATTTCGGTTCAGCAGAGATGCGATGCGACGATTTGCCGAGGCCGACAATGCCTGGGTCATCGTGGCCGAAGATTCGCAGGGTCTGGCAGGATTCTGTATCGTGCACCGGGAACATTCGGTCGGACCTCCCATCGGGTATGTGGTCACCATTGATGTGGCAGAACGATGGCGACGCCAGGGCATCGGCGAAAGGATGCTGTCAAACGCTGAAACATGGGTACGAAGCTGGAAGTGCGTCGGCATCATGCTGCATGTCTTCGTGCGAAACGAGCAGGCCCTGCGTTTTTACGAGAGGCTGCGATACCGTCGCTTAGGACTCCAGAAAGCTTTTTACGGACCGGGCATGGATGCCGCCATGTATTGGAAGGACCTCACCCCATCGCAAAGGTAA
- the mqnE gene encoding aminofutalosine synthase MqnE translates to MSSDPSTTFSRSSKAGFDDGLAGRPRHSFQTDDRALEPIAEKVLAGERLSFEDGVKLYRSGDILAVGWLANWVREKLHGNIAYFNVNRHINPTNVCVASCRLCAFGRKKGEAGTYTMALEEAWETAGAGYTEAVTEFHIVGGLHPDLPFEYFMDLVRGLKERFPKVHIKAFTMVEVAFLAKRGKMTIEETLKQMKAAGVDSMPGGGAEIFADRIRHIICDHKIDGSEWLETARLAHKLGLRSNATMLYGHVENDEDRVDHLIRLREVQDDTGGFQTFIPLAFHPDNTALAHIPRTTGMLDVRQIAVGRLMLDNFSHIKSYWQMVSPKMAQISLRFGADDIDGTVIEEKIYHDAGATTPQGLRRKDLVRLITEAGREPFERDTMYRAVTRTEDTFTIAS, encoded by the coding sequence ATGAGTTCTGATCCCTCCACCACCTTTTCGCGCAGTTCAAAGGCGGGCTTCGATGATGGACTGGCTGGCCGTCCTCGGCACTCTTTCCAGACAGACGATCGCGCGCTGGAGCCGATTGCTGAGAAGGTTCTGGCGGGCGAGCGCCTGAGCTTCGAGGACGGCGTCAAGCTCTATCGCAGCGGGGACATTCTGGCGGTGGGCTGGCTGGCCAACTGGGTGCGCGAAAAGCTGCACGGCAATATTGCGTACTTCAACGTAAACCGCCATATCAATCCGACGAACGTGTGTGTCGCATCATGCAGACTGTGCGCCTTTGGAAGAAAGAAAGGCGAGGCAGGCACGTATACGATGGCGCTCGAGGAGGCGTGGGAGACGGCTGGCGCCGGCTATACGGAGGCTGTTACCGAGTTCCATATTGTTGGCGGACTGCATCCTGATCTTCCGTTTGAATACTTCATGGATCTGGTGCGGGGGCTGAAAGAGCGGTTCCCTAAGGTCCACATCAAAGCCTTTACGATGGTCGAAGTTGCATTTCTGGCAAAACGCGGCAAGATGACTATCGAAGAGACGCTGAAGCAGATGAAGGCAGCTGGCGTTGACTCCATGCCTGGTGGCGGAGCGGAGATCTTCGCCGATCGGATCCGGCATATCATCTGCGATCACAAGATCGATGGTTCCGAGTGGCTGGAGACAGCCCGCCTGGCTCACAAGCTGGGGCTGCGGTCGAATGCGACGATGCTCTACGGACATGTTGAAAACGATGAAGACCGCGTGGACCACTTGATTCGCCTGCGCGAGGTCCAGGACGATACGGGCGGATTTCAGACATTCATCCCGCTGGCCTTTCATCCGGACAATACCGCGCTGGCCCATATCCCTCGGACAACGGGGATGCTCGACGTCAGGCAGATCGCCGTGGGGCGGCTGATGTTGGATAACTTCTCGCATATCAAGAGCTACTGGCAGATGGTCTCGCCAAAGATGGCGCAGATCTCATTGCGATTCGGCGCGGACGACATCGATGGCACCGTGATCGAAGAAAAGATCTATCACGACGCCGGTGCGACGACGCCGCAGGGACTGCGACGGAAGGACCTGGTTCGCCTGATCACAGAGGCGGGGCGTGAGCCGTTTGAGCGCGACACGATGTATCGTGCCGTCACGCGGACGGAAGATACCTTCACGATCGCAAGCTGA